The Rhizobiaceae bacterium genome contains the following window.
ATCGATCCGCTGCGCTTCTCGCTGCTGTTCGAGCGCTTCCTTAACCCGGATCGCGTGTCGATGCCCGACTTCGACATCGACTTCTGCCAGGATCGCCGCGAAGAGGTGATCCGCTACGTCCAGCAGAAATACGGGCGCAACCAGGTCGGGCAGATCATCACGTTCGGAACCTTGCAGGCGCGCGCGGTGCTGCGCGATGTGGGCCGCGTGCTGCAAATGCCCTACGGACAGGTGGACCGACTGTGCAAGATGGTGCCGGCCAATCCCGCCAATCCGGTGACGCTGGCAAAGGCGATCGAAGGCGAGCCGCGTTTCGCCGAAGAGGCCGAGAAGGAACCGATTGTCGAGACCCTGCTCGCCATCGCGCAGAAGCTCGAGGGCCTTTACCGGCACGCATCCACCCATGCGGCGGGCATCGTCATCGGCGACCGTCCACTCTGGGAACTGGTGCCGCTCTATCGCGATCCGCGCTCGGACATGCCGGTCACGCAGTTCAACATGAAGAAGGTCGAGGATGCGGGGCTGGTGAAGTTCGACTTCCTCGGCCTCAAGACGCTGACGGTTCTGCAAACGGCGGTCGAACTCATCAAGCGCCGTGGAGTCCAGATCGACCTGTCGGCGCTGCCGCTGGACGACGCAAAGACCTATGAAATGCTGGCGCGCGGCGAAGTGGTCGGCGTGTTCCAGGTTGAAAGTGCGGGCATGCGCAAGGCACTGCTCGGCATGAAGCCCGACCGCATCGAGGACATCATCGCCCTTGTCGCGCTCTATCGTCCCGGTCCGATGGAGAACATCCCGACCTACAACAACCGCAAGAACGGACAGGAGGAGATCGCCTCCATCCATCCGAAGATCGATCATCTGGTGACGGAAACCCAAGGCGTAATCGTCTATCAGGAGCAGGTCATGCAGATCGCGCAGGAATTGTCGGGCTATTCGCTCGGCGAAGCCGACCTGCTGCGCCGCGCGATGGGCAAGAAGATCCGCGCGGAGATGGACCAGCAGCGCGAGCGCTTCGTCACCGGGGCGGTGGAGCGCGGTGTCACAAAGCAGCAGTCGGATTTCATCTTCGATCTGCTCGCGAAGTTCGCGGACTATGGTTTCAACAAGTCGCATGCGGCCGCCTATGCGGTCGTGTCCTACCAGACCGCCTATCTCAAAGCGCATTTTCCGGTGGAGTTCCTAGCGGCCTCCATGACGCTCGACATGTCGAACACCGACAAGCTGAACGATTTCCGGCAGGACGCCACACGGCTCGGCATCGAGGTCATACCGCCCTCGGTGATGACGTCATTCAGGAATTTCGAGGTCGGCGAGCAGCGAATCTACTACGCGCTTGCGGCCATCAAAGGCATCGGCGAGGCTGCGGTCGAACATATCGTGGAAAAGCGCAAGGAGCGCCAGTTCGACAGCCTTGAGGATTTCGTGCAGCGCGTCGATCCCAAGATCGTGGGCAAGCGCGTCTTTGAAAGCCTCATCATGGCGGGCGCACTGGATTGCTTTGGGCGCGACCGCGCCGCGATGATGGCCGGTGTCGAGCAAATGATGGCTGCCGCCGCCTTTGCGCAAAGCAGCGCCTCCAGCGACCAGATCGATATTTTCGGAGCGGGCAGCGCCGCCCGCAAACCGGAGCCGCTGAGGCTGCCGATCACCGAGCCGTGGCAGCCGGCGGAACGCCTGCACAAGGAATTTCAGGTCGTCGGCTTCTATCTGTCGGCGCATCCCCTCGACGAATACAAGGCGGCTTTGGCCAAGATGCGCGTGCAGAGCTGGGCGGATTTTTCCGCCGCCGTGAAGCTCGGCGCGACTGCGGGACGGCTGGCGGGTACGGTTGCCTCGCGTCAGGAGCGCAAGACACGCATGGGCAACAAGATGGGCGTCGTGGTGTTTTCCGACACCAGCGGGCAATATGAGGCGGTGCTGTTTGCCGAAACGCTGGCGCAATATCGCGACATGCTCGAACCAGGAAAATCA
Protein-coding sequences here:
- the dnaE gene encoding DNA polymerase III subunit alpha, with amino-acid sequence MASDRPPRDPILRAALQGEPQPRSAPRPFVHLRVHSAYSLLEGALPHGKIIGHAIKDQSPAIAVTDTNNLFGALEFAQKASKDGVQPIIGMQLDLSFEAADPDASRSGRRQGPDLAPIVLLVASEQGYSNLMRIVSAAYLDTPSGEPVHRSATQLQGFTDGLICLTGGPRGPVGVAFKAGHADVAEARLEQLQTLFGDRLYVELERLGGYDRALEAATVELAYAMQLPLVATNGAFFQSRDDFEAHDALIAIAEGSVIASDDRRRLSPDNHLKSSAEMSVLFADLPEAVENTLEIARRCSYYPRNRAPILPRFTGGNASNADDVVAAEAAELARQAREGLTARLSAHGPYQGYTEEDYRTRLEYELSIIERMKYPGYFLIVADFIKWAKSQGIPVGPGRGSGAGSLVAYATTITDIDPLRFSLLFERFLNPDRVSMPDFDIDFCQDRREEVIRYVQQKYGRNQVGQIITFGTLQARAVLRDVGRVLQMPYGQVDRLCKMVPANPANPVTLAKAIEGEPRFAEEAEKEPIVETLLAIAQKLEGLYRHASTHAAGIVIGDRPLWELVPLYRDPRSDMPVTQFNMKKVEDAGLVKFDFLGLKTLTVLQTAVELIKRRGVQIDLSALPLDDAKTYEMLARGEVVGVFQVESAGMRKALLGMKPDRIEDIIALVALYRPGPMENIPTYNNRKNGQEEIASIHPKIDHLVTETQGVIVYQEQVMQIAQELSGYSLGEADLLRRAMGKKIRAEMDQQRERFVTGAVERGVTKQQSDFIFDLLAKFADYGFNKSHAAAYAVVSYQTAYLKAHFPVEFLAASMTLDMSNTDKLNDFRQDATRLGIEVIPPSVMTSFRNFEVGEQRIYYALAAIKGIGEAAVEHIVEKRKERQFDSLEDFVQRVDPKIVGKRVFESLIMAGALDCFGRDRAAMMAGVEQMMAAAAFAQSSASSDQIDIFGAGSAARKPEPLRLPITEPWQPAERLHKEFQVVGFYLSAHPLDEYKAALAKMRVQSWADFSAAVKLGATAGRLAGTVASRQERKTRMGNKMGVVVFSDTSGQYEAVLFAETLAQYRDMLEPGKSLVITVAAEDRPEGVNLRIQSVKSLEEEATQIQKSMRIYVRDRIPVPALASQLAVRGDGQVSFIVIKEEGKGEVEIELPERYKFDARVASAMRAIPGVVEVELV